GCCCTGGTCTACGCCACCGCGGACCAGTGGCTGATCTACCGCGTCCTGCCCGTCGACGCACCCGACCCCGCATCGGCTCGCGCACAGGCCGCCGAATGCCTTCCCGCGGACCTCGCCGCACGCGCGACCTCCGGAAGGTACGAGGGCCTGTCCGGCGTCTCGGTGGTCCGCCCGGAGGACGTGTGGGTGATCGACGCCGTGCCCGGGCGCGCCGAGCCCGCCTCCCCCGAGCTGCTGCCCCTGACCACGCTCACCACCTGCCACCCGCAGTTCTCGGCGGCGGAGCGGCTCGTGGTGCACGCGGTCCTCGAACGGGCCGAACCGCGAGTGGCCGGAACGGTCCCCGCCGAACTGGAGGGTCGGTGATGTACGCCTGGCTCTACCGGAGGCTCCCCGGCCCCACCCCGCTCCGGATCCTGCTGGTCCTGGTCCTGCTGGCGGCGGCGTTCCTACTGCTCATGGAGGTCGTGTTCCCCGCGGTCGAGTCGCTCATGCCGTACTCCGACGTCTCCGTCGACCCGGTCGCGGCGCCCCGTCCTGCCACCTGAGCCACACGGCACACCGAGACAGTCGGTAGCTCGTGTCAGTCTGTAATCCGTGCCTGTCGGCAACCCGTGTCAGTCGTCGACCCGTGTCAATCGGCAACCCGGGGCGCGACGAGTTCGGCCACCCGCTGGACCTTGACCGACTGCTCCTGCGTGGACTGCACCGCCAGGACCTGCGTGCCCCGGGCCAGGACCACCAGTGCGCCCCCCGGGCCACCGGTGCGGCCACCGGTCCACCCGTCCTCGACGTCCGAGCGTTCGGACTCGCCCACGGGTGCCGAGGCGTCCACCAACTCGGTGGCCCGCTCCTCCGACTCGACCGAGTACACGGTGGTCGTGAGCTGGACGGCACCGTCAGCGCTGTAGAAGAAGCAGGCCGCGGGGTCGACGCGGTCGTCGATCCGCACGTCGGTCGCCAACTCGCCGTTGAGCCGCGACACCTCGTCCACGGACAGGTACGGGCACTCCGCGCGCGTCACTGGCTCGACCTGGGGGATCTCCGGCTCGCTGGTCTCCGGCGGCGCGGTCTGGATGGTCCCCATCTCCGGCGCGGGTTCGGTGTCCCCGCCGCCGCAGCCCGCCGTCACTCCGAGCAGTACGACGGACAGGGGAGCGAGGAGGGTCGTGGCGGCGATACGCATGATGCCCAGGATAGGACCCGGCCCGCTGGGTAAGGTCATGCACACTGAACTGAGACGACCGACTCTCATCGACGACCGGCGGGGAGGTGCCCACATGACCGGACCACCCACGCAGGCCCAGGGCACCGACCGCACCGAGGGTCGTCGGCGCGAACTGCGCGAGACCATCTCCTCCGTCGCGTTGGACCTGGCCCTCGAGCGAGGGCTCGACGCCGTGACGGTGGACGAGATCGCCAAGGCCGCCAACGTCTCCCGCCGGACGTTCTTCAACTACTTCCCGTCCAAGGCCGCCGCGTGCATCCCGGATGCCTTCCCCCCGGACCGCGACGCGGTGCACCTGTTCCTCACCGACCGATCCGTGTCCACGCTGACCGCGCTCACCCGCCTCCTGTGGCTACAGGTCGCGATGGCCCGGCAGGAGACCCCACTGTTCAACCGGTTCCACGACATGTGGCGGCGGGAACCGGGGATCCGGACCGAGGTGCACGCGATCCTGTCCCGGACCGAGGATGAGCTCGCCGCCCTGGTGGCCCGCCGGGAGGGCAGGGATACCGGGTCCGTGGAGGCCGCCACGGTGGCGGCGGCCTCCATCGCGATCGTGCGGGTGGCGGTGGAGCAGTGGCGCACCGACGAGTCGCCGACGCTGCTGGAGGACCGGATCAGAGAGTCGTTCGACGCCATCATCAGGGCGACCGAGATCCCTCCCGACGACGCCTGAACCGTCCGAGCAGGCGCCCGCGAACCGGTCGAGACCAGGGATCGAACGCCGACGTCGTAGGATCGACCCATGCGATCGCAGCGACCTCGTCCCCGCTCGGGACGACGCGTCGCCCGGGTGTTCGTGGCGTCGGCGGCGGTTCTGGCCGTGTCGGGGTGCTCCGCGCTCGGCCTCTCGGACACCGCCGAGACCGGCCCACCGCGGATCTCGCCGAACCCGCAGCCCGACGTCGCCGCGGCGATGGTGGAGGGACGCCCCGCCCCCGATGCGCGGATGAATGCGTGTGAGCTCCTCGACCTGACGCCCGCCGAGCTGATCGAGCTCACCGATGCCGACATGCCGGAGGTCGAGCCCATCGGCTCCGGCGACCTGGGCCTGATATGTACCTACGGCGGCCCGGGGTCGCCGGAGCTGTACGAGATGCAGCAGGAAGAAGCCGAGACTGAGTCTGAGGCGGGTTCTGAGCTCGACGCCGAGGATCAGTCCGAGACCGGCACTACTGCGTCAGAGGACACCGAGTCCGAAACCGAGTCCGAAACCGACGCTGAGACCGATGCCGAAGCCGAAGCCGGGGAAGAGCCGGAGGCCGTGCAGGACGCTGACGGAGTCACCACGGAGGGCGAGTCCACGAACTCGCCGACGACCACCACCACGACCGCAGGCGAACGGGATGACGTGCCCGATACCGTCGCCGCCGGGGTCGTCAAGCCGCGTGGGGGGCCGCAGGCCGCACTCCGTGGCCAGCCCACGATGCTCGGGGTGCGGTACGCGTGTTCTGAGGTCCGCGGGGGTGACGCGGCAACGGTGGAGGCTGCGCCCCCGGCCGCTCCCGGGGCGCCCTCGTCGGTGGCACCCGAACTCGACACCGCGTACATCGACTGTGTGGCGGCGCCGACCGGCGGAGGCGTCGAGGTGCACACGATCCTCGTCGCGGACGACGATCTGTGGCACATCACGCTGATCAGTCCGGAGACGCCGCGCTCCCCCGAGACCGAGGCACGGGCGCTCCGGGGGTTACACAGGGTCGCCGAGCACATCCTCGACTGAACCCGGCTCGACTGAAGCCCGGGACGTCCGGCAGTCGGACCGCGGACACGGAAATGGGAAACGGCGCCGGAGCCCCTCAGCATCCGACGCCGTTCCCACTAGCGGACTGCGCATCGCGCCTTCCGGAATCCACGCTCGCCTCGGAAGGCGGCGGGCCGACACCCCCCCAGGTGCCCCGGTGATCACACCGGCCCCTCGTCGTGAAGTAACAGCCCCTCGTCCGCACTTCACCTCGCCACCGCACCCCCTGGCCGGTGACTGGTTGAACCCTATGTTGCACCCGTTCCGCAGGCAAGCCCATGAGCAGCGGTTCTTCTGTTGACTTTGGGTCAATTAGCGAGGTCGGGGTATCTACCTGCAGTTCTGCAGACGCCGTTACCAATGAACATTGGAACTATTCCCGGCGACCCCGGCGACCGTGCGGGACGGGCCCGGGGAGCGGCCCAGGCCCGCCCGGGACTGCAACGGGTACCCAGCCGCCCCGCCTGGATGTACTGTTACTGCTGTTACCTGTGTGGCGCATGAGGTTCCCGTGGGTCGCATGCCCGTCCCACCGTGCCCGTCCCACAACGCCCGTCCCACCGTGCCCGAACCGCACCGCCGCCCGCCGAACCGCGGCCGAAGGAGAACGATGCCCCGCCGATCCCGCTTCGTCGCGACACTGCTGGTCACCACCGGCCTCGTCGTGGGCCTCGCGCCCGCCGCGTCGGCGCAGTCCGTCGCCGGACTCCCCGGCCTGGAGTCGGCGCCCGTCTGGACCCCCGCGCTCCCGGGGCTGGCCTCGCAGCCGGTCCTCACTCTCCCCGTGCCGGCTCCGTCGCGCCCCGCCGTCGAGTCGGTGGCGTCGGTCTACCCCACCCGCGACGAGACCGTGGGCGTGGCGCAGCCCGTCATGATCCGGTTCGACCGCCCCGTCGCCGACCGCGCCCGAGCGGAGGCCGCCGTGGGCATCCGGACCGCGCCGGCAGTCCAGGGCAGGTTCTACTGGGTCGGGGATGCGGAACTTCGCTGGCGGCCCCATGAGTTCTGGCCCGCGCACACCTCGGTCACCGTGTGGGCCGGCGGGCGCGAGAACGCGTTCCGCACCGGCGACGCCGTCGTGTCGACCTATGACGACGCCACCCACCTCGTCACCGTGACACGCAACGGCCAGGTCGTCCGGACGATGAGGGCCTCCGCTGGACGGGACCCCTACCCCACCCACAACGGCGTCTACTACAACGGATGGCGCGCCCGTGAGGTCCGGATGGACTCGTCCACCTGGGGACTGTCCAGGACGGCCGGAGGCTACGACACGACCGTCGAGAACGGCGTGCGGCTGAGCTATGACGGCATCTTCATCCACTCCGCCCCGTGGTCGGTGGCCGACCAGGGGGTTCGCAACGTCTCACACGGCTGCATCAACCTCAGTCCCGAGGATGCGGCCTGGTACTACGACAACACCCGCAACGGCGACCCGTTCATCGTGGTCAATGGCCCGGGACGGCAGTTCGGCGCCTTCGACGGTCAGGGCGACTGGAACTACTGACGAGCCCACCCGCGGGTCGGGGTGAAACACAATCGGTATGGCACGCGACACTCTAAGAGAGTCCTCCGCCTAGGCTGAGAGGAACCCCCTCGTCTCCGTCCCTCCCAGGAGTAGCAATGACCCGTTCGTCCCGGATCCCGGTCCTCGCCTCGATCCTCGCTGCGGTCGCGCTCGTCCTGGGGCTCGCCCCGGCGGCGAACGCGCAGTCCGTGATGCCGCCGAGCCCTCCCGGAATCCCGCAGCTGGAGAACGCGCCGTTGCCCACCCCTCTCATCCCGGGTGTCGGGGCGATGCCGGTGCTCACCTACCCGGTGATCGGGCCGGACCGGCCCGCGCCCGAGTACGGCAACGTCAACATCTTCCCCACGCAGAACGAGGTGGTGGGTGTGGCGCAGCCGGTCATGTTCTACTTCGACCGGCCCATCGCGGACCGGGCACGTGCGGAGGCCACGCTCGGTATCCGCACCGAGCCCCCGGTTGCCGGGAAGTTCTACTGGGTCAACAACTCCGAGGTGCGGTGGCGTCCGCACAACTTCTGGCCGGTCAACACCTCGGTCACCATCTGGGCCGGAGGCAAGCGGCAGCAGGCCTTCCGCACCGGAGACGCGCTGATCGCCGAGTACGACGACCGCACCAAGCACATCACCGTGACGCGCAACGGCCAGCACGTGCGCACCATGCGGGCGTCGGCCGGGATGCGCGGCTGGGAGACCTACAACGGCGTCTACTACACCGGCCAGCGTGGCCGG
This Dietzia psychralcaliphila DNA region includes the following protein-coding sequences:
- a CDS encoding DUF2020 domain-containing protein; the protein is MRIAATTLLAPLSVVLLGVTAGCGGGDTEPAPEMGTIQTAPPETSEPEIPQVEPVTRAECPYLSVDEVSRLNGELATDVRIDDRVDPAACFFYSADGAVQLTTTVYSVESEERATELVDASAPVGESERSDVEDGWTGGRTGGPGGALVVLARGTQVLAVQSTQEQSVKVQRVAELVAPRVAD
- a CDS encoding L,D-transpeptidase, with translation MPRRSRFVATLLVTTGLVVGLAPAASAQSVAGLPGLESAPVWTPALPGLASQPVLTLPVPAPSRPAVESVASVYPTRDETVGVAQPVMIRFDRPVADRARAEAAVGIRTAPAVQGRFYWVGDAELRWRPHEFWPAHTSVTVWAGGRENAFRTGDAVVSTYDDATHLVTVTRNGQVVRTMRASAGRDPYPTHNGVYYNGWRAREVRMDSSTWGLSRTAGGYDTTVENGVRLSYDGIFIHSAPWSVADQGVRNVSHGCINLSPEDAAWYYDNTRNGDPFIVVNGPGRQFGAFDGQGDWNY
- a CDS encoding L,D-transpeptidase, whose product is MTRSSRIPVLASILAAVALVLGLAPAANAQSVMPPSPPGIPQLENAPLPTPLIPGVGAMPVLTYPVIGPDRPAPEYGNVNIFPTQNEVVGVAQPVMFYFDRPIADRARAEATLGIRTEPPVAGKFYWVNNSEVRWRPHNFWPVNTSVTIWAGGKRQQAFRTGDALIAEYDDRTKHITVTRNGQHVRTMRASAGMRGWETYNGVYYTGQRGRNVRMNSEAFGLRIEDGGYNSIVNDAVRMSYDGIYIHSAPWSVADQGVRNVSHGCINISPEDARWYYENSRNGDPIIVKNGPGRQFGAFDGQGDWNY
- a CDS encoding TetR family transcriptional regulator, with product MTGPPTQAQGTDRTEGRRRELRETISSVALDLALERGLDAVTVDEIAKAANVSRRTFFNYFPSKAAACIPDAFPPDRDAVHLFLTDRSVSTLTALTRLLWLQVAMARQETPLFNRFHDMWRREPGIRTEVHAILSRTEDELAALVARREGRDTGSVEAATVAAASIAIVRVAVEQWRTDESPTLLEDRIRESFDAIIRATEIPPDDA